GGACGTTGTCCAGTTGTAGGATCCCGTTTCCACCAGCGGGTCCGAATCCGTGTGACCATCCGCAATCATATATTTATGATGAAGCGTGCCTGATTCGCCGTACAGAAGCACATCGATGTTGTTGGATTTTAAATAGCGATATTGGCTGTAGGAATTGTTCTCCTCTCCCCGGTCCAGAACACCGGCTATCGTAACCCCCTGGCGCACCTTTGCATTGATCAGGGCATTCCGGATAGAATAGCGTGTAAAGCTGAGAAGGGCGAATTCAATGTTATTCTCCGCCGATTGAATGGCCCCAATGATGTGATTTTCAACATGATCCCCAGGGCTGAAATAGGCTTCCACCCGAATGCCGTTTACATCCACTTCGTGAGGGGTGTTGTCCGTTTTCTGCTGCCCAAACCGGGATGAATCGGCGTTGGGGGTATCCGTTACACTGCCCCACATCTCATTAAATTCCATCGTGTAAATTTTGGCCAGGGATTCATCCTGAATGAGAATGGCGTTTTCCGCGTTATCATTGGTGGCTTGCGTTGTAAAATTGTACGATCCCGTCCACACCCAATCATCCGAAAAAGACGTGGTGTCCCTGGCATCAAAAATCACAAACTTGTTATGCTGAAGGCCCTTTCCGTCATTGTGGGTTCCGAAACTGTCATCAATCACCCGAATGCCAAAGGATTTGATGCGCTCCACGGCCGATTGGTGATGGCCGTCGTCGTAAATGAACCGTACCCTGACGCCTCGTTGCTTGGCTTTCACAAGGGCATTGGCCACATCCGAAAGATTCAGGCTGTAGGCGCAAAAATCGATGCTGTGTTGGGCCTGATTGATGCGATCAATCAAGGCCAGATACGGTTTTTGATTTCCGGCAGCCGGTGCAAACAACGCCCGGGTCGTGTCAACGCTTTTTGTAAAGTAGACGTGCATTTCTCCTGTAGATTCCCGATGAGAAGCGGTAATGACCATCCAATCCCGGGAAGAAACCGTCTCTGAATTTGAAGAAGCCACCACTTTAATATGATAAACTGTTCCCGGCCACAAATTCGAAAGTGTCACCTGGTGAAACCCCTGAAACTCCGATTCCTCTATTTTACCCATCTCATAAGCTTCTGTTTTTCCATAATAAACAGTGCCTTTTGCTGATGTGTTGGTCCCCCAGAAAAGGGTCAGATAGGTTCGG
The sequence above is drawn from the Calditrichota bacterium genome and encodes:
- a CDS encoding T9SS type A sorting domain-containing protein — encoded protein: MLSANMGFAGVQSLEFTQPPQLNEIGRTYLTLFWGTNTSAKGTVYYGKTEAYEMGKIEESEFQGFHQVTLSNLWPGTVYHIKVVASSNSETVSSRDWMVITASHRESTGEMHVYFTKSVDTTRALFAPAAGNQKPYLALIDRINQAQHSIDFCAYSLNLSDVANALVKAKQRGVRVRFIYDDGHHQSAVERIKSFGIRVIDDSFGTHNDGKGLQHNKFVIFDARDTTSFSDDWVWTGSYNFTTQATNDNAENAILIQDESLAKIYTMEFNEMWGSVTDTPNADSSRFGQQKTDNTPHEVDVNGIRVEAYFSPGDHVENHIIGAIQSAENNIEFALLSFTRYSIRNALINAKVRQGVTIAGVLDRGEENNSYSQYRYLKSNNIDVLLYGESGTLHHKYMIADGHTDSDPLVETGSYNWTTSAENYNNENIVIVHNAQIADFYWQEFANRYHHSGGRNPLTTGVHERNRSGTRPANFVLTDPFPNPSGLDKNRPVEIWLSQRSTDTRRPTLAIFNVLGQKVWIFKGDFSRPGLYRLTWDKRNMQGERMPEGIYFLRAKVNGTIVTKKIIITH